CACTGTCTCAGCTCGCATACACTCAGGGAACTCGTAGAAAGGGGCCGTGTGCTCCGTGAGCCACCCAGACACGTGTCCAGTAGGTACGGAGCCCGCCTAGGACGTCAATCTCAGGAATAGAAAGGACCACGTGCTCGGTAGACACGTGCCCAGTGAACCTAGAGTTCGCAGAGAATGTCAGTACGAGGGATAGAGGATGTCAGTATCAGTGGCAACAGAGTCAAGACAAAATAGCGGGGGCCATATCATGAGCTGTAATGAACTGTAATCTCATTAATTTAGCATTTAAGTTGATCTGAAAATTGGTGTTCACATTTCAagtttatgtatttattatgttaaaatctcCAATGAATGGAAATTCAACAATAAAGGATGGCAAAAAGCTTTAGGCGGTTTAGTAAGGTATATTTAAATGGAAAGATTTTAATTGGAAGagcatgaaaaataattaaaacataaaaaaactttcttttaaattgcaaaattgagtATGAAAATTCACCTttccaaaatatatttcaataaatacaatcaacataagaaaattatattttgaaagagATATAGTAATCACATTGTTCTTTATCAGGGGCGTAGCTAGCGGGCTGGCCCctcttaaaatggaaaaattttcatttagaccctttaaaattttaaattaataaaggtaaaaataCACTTTGCCCTCCTTaacaatgataaaaaattatttaatcctttaagaattataaatatatagagtaataataaaattgtatttttaatatcataaaaattataatttaattttttccttcaaaaaaaGTTTCGGCTTCACTCCTCCTATCAATGTTTTCATTTCcttaacaaaacaatcaaaataataaaattttcaatcatcaaaagaaggaaaataaagaatgagACCTTGAAATACACTTACATGCATGTACCTCATTCTCCCCTTATAGTATCTAACATCAATCATTCAATCAATTTCTTGataataaaatcaaagatgatatggaaattatttaatcaaatatcaatagaacataattttacaaatataaaatattagtatttataatatatttaaactcCAGGgatcgaaaaattaaaaagagcctaataatattaaaaaatatatgataatttttttagtattttgcgTTAGCCGACCCTGATATCCTTTCCATGTAGAACTCTTCATCATCAAAGCTTAAATTATTCtttctatatattatttaggGTTATGAAAAGGCGATATATCTAAGTTCCATCCAAGTATGATTGTTCATCAAAGCTCTCGCTAGGAATCAAATTGCGAAACAATGGCGACGGATGATTTCATCAGTAACCTTCCCGACGAAGTTTTGGCTACGATTATATCAGGCTTACCAGCCATTGAAGCAATAAGAACAACTATTTTATCAAAACGATTGAAGGACGTATGGAGGAATGTTTCCCGTTTAGATTTCGATCCAAAAGGAGTGAAGAAATTATTTCCTGCTCCAAATCGACGCAGATCTACGGTGCCAGTAATACAGTTTGGATCCAATGTTTGCCATGACGAGGGTGATGATATTGATGATACTGATCCGAGGGAAGAGATTTCCCGAGTTGTTAAGAATATCGATAATGTATTGTTATCTCATGAACGTAACTTGATTAGTTGCAGAATCGTTCATCTCTCAAATAGTTACAGAAGCGGTGATGTTGAGAAGTGGATCAAATATCTTACATCCGAGAAGAAAGTGCAAGAATTGGCTTTCCTTTGCGATGATTTTCAGCATGAGTTTTATCCAGTAAGCCTTTTTGGATGGGGTCTGAATTTACCGTCTGGGATTTTTTCATGTAGAACTCTGCAATCGCTTGAGTTCACAAATTACGGTATCCGATTCCATCGCCCTTTTCACCATTGCCATAACCTCAAAACCTTGAAACTCTATTACTGTGATATTAGCAGTGAAACCCTTGAAGCAATCGTTTCTAGCTGTGATTTTATGGAACACCTGAGCGTTTGTTCTTCCACCTCCAGTTTAAAACAGGTTCGGATCTTTAGCCAAACGGTTAAGACTGTGGAGCTGGAATCATTGGATTTGGAGGGGATTTATTTATCTACCCAATCTCTTGGTGCTTTGGTGCTTCATTCTATGAAATTTCCAGCCAAAAGTTTGGTTATCCATGCTCCAAATCTTAGGGTTTTACTGCAACTCGCAAGCCCATAACTAAAAATCCATACAATTTCACCCGTCCTTCAAAACAGACCAAGATTGCTGAAATTCTAGAGTATTGCACTCATCTCTTGGTAAGCATTTAATTTCATGACGGTTTGGTTATTAGAATCATACACCTTTCGCTCTATCTAAATctgtattttattataaatgcttcttttattcttgttttaataCATAAATT
This sequence is a window from Gossypium raimondii isolate GPD5lz chromosome 5, ASM2569854v1, whole genome shotgun sequence. Protein-coding genes within it:
- the LOC128041095 gene encoding F-box protein At1g80960-like translates to MATDDFISNLPDEVLATIISGLPAIEAIRTTILSKRLKDVWRNVSRLDFDPKGVKKLFPAPNRRRSTVPVIQFGSNVCHDEGDDIDDTDPREEISRVVKNIDNVLLSHERNLISCRIVHLSNSYRSGDVEKWIKYLTSEKKVQELAFLCDDFQHEFYPVSLFGWGLNLPSGIFSCRTLQSLEFTNYGIRFHRPFHHCHNLKTLKLYYCDISSETLEAIVSSCDFMEHLSVCSSTSSLKQVRIFSQTVKTVELESLDLEGIYLSTQSLGALVLHSMKFPAKSLVIHAPNLRVLLQLASP